One Eulemur rufifrons isolate Redbay chromosome 12, OSU_ERuf_1, whole genome shotgun sequence genomic window carries:
- the NUDT18 gene encoding 8-oxo-dGDP phosphatase NUDT18, whose amino-acid sequence MTSVGLAGALAAVLGGRGLVVQGCDSGPAGEALAPVRLRKNVSYVVLAVFLNEQDEVLLIQEAKRECRGSWYLPAGRMEPGETIVEALQREVKEEAGLHCEPVTLLSVEERGPSWIRFVFLARPTGGILKTSEEADEESMQAAWYPRTSLPTPLRAQDILHLIELAAQYRQQARHPLILPQELPCSVVCQRLVATFTSVQTVWVLVGTVGMPHLPVTACGLTPMEQRGGIKMAVLRLLQECLTLHHLAVETKGLLGLQHLGRDHTDGICLNVLVTVAFRNPGIQDEPPKVRGENFSWWKVVEEDLQSQLLQRLQESSVVPVNR is encoded by the exons ATGACCTCGGTGGGGCTGGCGGGGGCGCTGGCGGCAGTGCTGGGGGGCCGGGGGCTGGTCGTGCAGGGCTGTGACTCCGGGCCGGCCGGGGAGGCGCTGGCGCCGGTGCGGCTGCGGAAGAACGTCAGCTACGTGGTGCTGGCAGTGTTCCTCAACGAGCAG GATGAGGTGCTACTGATCCAGGAGGCCAAGAGAGAGTGCCGGGGGTCGTGGTACCTGCCCGCAGGGAGGATGGAGCCCGGGGAGACCATCGTGGAGGCGCTGCAGCGGGAGGTGAAGGAGGAGGCCGGGCTGCACTGCGAGCCCGTGACGCTGCTGTCCGTGGAGGAGCGGGGCCCCTCTTGGATCCGCTTCGTGTTCCTCGCTCGCCCCACAG GTGGAATTCTCAAAACTTCCGAGGAGGCAGATGAGGAGTCCATGCAGGCTGCCTGGTACCCTCGGACCTCCCTGCCCACGCCGCTGCGGGCCCAGGACATCCTGCACTTGATCGAGCTAGCTGCCCAGTATCGCCAGCAGGCCAGGCACCCCCTCATTCTGCCCCAAGAGCTTCCCTGCAGTGTGGTCTGCCAGCGGCTCGTGGCCACCTTTACCAGTGTGCAGACGGTGTGGGTGTTGGTGGGCACAGTGGGCATGCCTCACTTGCCCGTCACCGCCTGTGGTCTCACCCCCATGGAGCAGAGGGGCGGCATCAAGATGGCTGTCCTGCGCCTGTTGCAGGAGTGTCTGACCCTGCACCACTTGGCGGTGGAGACCAAGGGCTTGCTTGGACTGCAGCACCTGGGCAGAGACCATACAGATGGCATTTGTCTGAATGTGCTGGTGACCGTGGCTTTTCGGAACCCAGGTATCCAGGATGAGCCCCCAAAGGTTCGGGGCGAGAACTTCTCTTGGTGGAAGGTGGTGGAGGAAGACCTCCAAAGCCAGCTCCTACAGCGGCTTCAGGAATCCTCTGTCGTCCCGGTGAACAGATAG